ACGTTCACCATGACGACAGTTTCATTGAGAGTGGTTTCTGCGCAGGCCACCTTCAGCAGAGGGGGAACATCACAGAAATAGTGGTCAAGTTGGTAAGGACCACAGTAAGGGAGGTGGAACGTAAGCACAGTTTGAAGAGTAGAATGGAGTGAGCCCACCAGACACGTTCCAGCCATCAGCTTGGCGCAAGCCATCTTGTTCATGATCCCGGCGTAGTGGAGGGGGTTGCATATGGCCACGTATCGATCGTAGGCCATGATGGTTAGCAGGAAACACTCAGTGCCCCCAAAGAAGTGAAAGGCGTAGAGCTGAGCTACGCAACCCTGATAGGAAATGGCTTTCAAGCCAGTGAGGAAGTCCGTCAGCATCTTGGGCACAGTGGCGCTGGAATACAACATGTCCAAGAGGGAGAGCTCGCAAAGGAAATAGTACATGGGGGAATGGAGTTGAGGGCTGGAACGGATGGTGAGGAGTATGAGGAGATTACCGAGAAGCGTCAACATGTAAATGACCAGGAAGAGCACGAAAAAGAGAAACTGAAGCTCCGGAACGTCAGAAAACCCCAGGAGCGTGAATTGGATCTCAGCCGTGAGGTTAGGTTCTTTCATCTGTCTTTCATTGTATTCCACATCTTATGGCATCATGATCTTGGACCTAATCAGGGAAGGAGAATTTGAAACTGATTTCAGAGAAGAAGAGCAGATCAAACTGAGAGCTCATGGCCATTGTTGTGCATGGCTAGGGGATATGGTAGGACCTTCTTAACTGTGGACTAAGCTGtttaaaataaactaaaatagCCACAATTCTGCGGATACATAGGAATCTGAATAATGTATTATTTTTTTGTCATTTTAGGCCTGAATGATAGTGTTTTCAGTGACTCTGTTATACATGTTTttttcatcattatcatcatcatcattaactgtctgacaatttttaaaagatggaagaCATGAGaacaagtagtagtagtagtagtagtagtagtagtagtagtagtagtagtagtagtagtagtagtagtgagcATAGTCCTCCTCAAGTCTATttgatgggatttacttccaggaACATGTCCTTAGGAGTGTACTGTAAACTTCACTGCTCAATATAATCAAACCTGGCTCACCTTTTCAAAATCATCTTAATTTCAGCCTGATGCTAGCCACCGTACACAAATAGGATGATGGTGAttgcatttatatcttgcctaCTAAGCAGAGAGGTTCTCGTGAAGGATGACACagttattctggagaactgggttcgattccccactcctccacatgaagcctgctgggtgaccttgggccagtcccagttctctccgaactctctcagcccccacctaccttacaaggtgtttgttgtgaggaggggaagataaggtgattgtaagccgctttgaaactccttaaaggtagagaaaagcggggcataaaaaccaactcttattctgaTTATGATGATATACAATAAGATAGAACACTATAAATGCATGTTAACTACAGCACTTGTaacccaacagcagcagcaacaggtaCATTGAACAGAAAACAGTACCACGTTCACTTTCATGGTAGCCCAGCCAGGGCTAGTAAAAGAATTTTCACCGGAGAACTACAGCTGCAATGAGTAGATGCCAGGAAAGGAGTGCAGCTTGGCATCTCTGCTTTCAGGTATCCCTTCAGATGCCCTGTGTGGAACAGAAGAGAAGAGTGTTGAAGAAGGTGAGGATGCGGAGAAGTGAAAGCCTGATGAAATGTTTTATGGACAGCAAACGTATTTCCAAATCAAAATTGGCAAATATGCTCTGGGCACCACCGACGTCTGGGACACCATTCCCAGGAAATGGGCAGCACCCAGGATCCGGTGAATAGAGATTCCTTCCATCTCAGTTTTCCTAAGCAGTCCAGACTTGTTGCTGAGGAAGAGGATTCTCTATTGGGTTGTATATTCTGAGTGTGGAATGTGTTCAAGTGTCACAGAGCAGCAGAGCTGCCTTTCAGATTGACTTCAGTAgtgtgagtagagttgccaactctgggtttggaaattcctcctcctcctcctcctcctcctcctactactactactactactactagtagtagtagtagtagtagtagtagtagtaatgagCATAGTCCTTCTCAAGTCTATTTGATGGGATTTACTTCAAGGAACATGTCCTTAGGAGTGTACTGTAAACTTCACTGCTCAGTATAATAAAACCTGGCTCACCTTTTCAAAATCATCTTAATTTCAGCCTGATGCTAGCCACCGTACACAAATAGGATGATGGTGAttgcatttatatcttgcctaCTAAGCAGAGAGGTTCTCGTGAAGGATGACACagttattctggagaactgggttcgattccccactcctccacatgaagcctgctgggtgaccttgggccagtcccagttctcgccgaacgctctcagcccccacctacctcacaaggtgtttgttgtgaggaggggaatgtTTGGGAGTGGAACCTAGAGAGAACAGGATTTGGggcagggaaggacttcagcagacTATGAGActatagactctaccctccacagcagccaggcagtaggtgatgagaaagaccactgcctgagaccctggagagccactgccagtctgaatagacaagacGGACCTTGATTGACCAACAAATTgattattcagtataaggcagattcatgtgtacaCGTGttcaccttagggaccaacaaaattttcagggtctaaactttcaagagtcaaagttcccttagTAAGATACTTTGGAGCTCTGACTctgaaaagctcataccccaaaaatcttgttggccactaagatgctactggactctaatctagctgatATCCTGCAGACTATCACGGCTACTCTCATGAAATAACTACAACAACAGCCTTACTGAGTAATCTTTGGGACAGAGTTCaaaaaaataaacataatttTGTAAGAATTCCCAAGCCATATATTTTAAGAACTGCTTTTAAAATGCCTTGAAAGTCACAAGATTCAGTGACTTTCCCTGGATTGCACTAAACGAATGTAATGTGCTTCTATCTCTcttcatttagaaaaaaaaaaaagctgtatcCTACTTACAATATTCATTTCTGTTTTTGCAAAAGGGAACAGGGTAAAAGCCTCCAGAGATGCAGCAAGAGAAATTAATCCATGGGTACATCGTGCACAAACTGTCCTTGAAAACCTGTTTCTAAAAGATCCCCATGACATAGCTGTAGGGTTTATAAAGCTTACAGGTTGTGTTGAATGCTCATGATCTGGATAGAAATGTTAATAATCTTTGTAACAAACTCGTTTTATAAATGATCAGTGGCCcaaggggagctggggggggcgGTCAGGTTCCCTAAAGAGTAGGCATTGGCAAACAATCACTGGGTTTCATTTATCACTGGAATATTCAGCAAAAGAATACCATGTACAATAATATTtccatatatttgtgtgtgtgtgtgtgtgtgtgtgtgtgtgtgtgtgtacgctcATATGACTCTATAGTCATTTACTGAAATTAGGAGTGCTACATCTGCACAGAAATCCTAGTCCTTTAGTTTAACTTGATAATTGATTATGTGGCCAAAATGTTCCATTTGTTGTATTGGGTTTTCCTAAGCCACAGTTGCAAAAGCCAAAATAAGTAAACCTGTGTTGGGACTTCTGTGTAAGGTTGTCAACTCCAGATTGGaacattcctggaaatttgggggtggagcctgcgaaaGGCAGGGTTTCTAGAGgtaaggaacctcagtgggggatAAAGCTATAgggcccgccctccaaagcagcctgtgATGGACAGCGGCATTCTAAGGAGTTGTCCCGGTCATAGAACCCCTTGAGCGACAGAGAGTTTGAATTGAATTCTGAGGATGACAGTGGAGAACTGACAGTTGAGAGCTGATAGCTGAAGGACCTCTTATTGGTTTTAGGATCAAGCCAGGTCCTTAACCAGTCATAAAGGGAAATAGCTCTACTGTAGAGAGGGTAATCCCTAAGCGTTTATTGGGAAATAGCTGTAAGGAAAAGAGTTTAAAGAAGTAAACTGGGAAAGTGTGtatatgttcctaactcctcAAATTTAAGCACTATTGGTTGAAGAAGCTTATGTGTGTGACACAAAGCTGCAACTGACAAGATAAATCAATCTCACTACATAATcaacacttgtatgtgaaccatTTTTGTTACATCTTAAATTACAAACTGTATCTTGTATATAACCATCAGTTCATCCTTGTTTTTCTGTTACAAGCCACATTCATTTTATGAAATTTTTTTAACCTGACCTATACATTCCCTGAGGTGACAAAGGCAGATAATCATATGCTGACTCTCTGCCTTTGCTTTGGTGATCTATTTCATGACCTGGATGAGATATGTCAATTGTACCTAGTCCCAATAGGGAACTAGACGTTCGTTTTTACACAATTTCACCACAGGGACTTGCAACCACACTGCAGCCATAACTCCTGGGGTAACGTCTATGTGGAAAAGTGGAGACAGGTCCAATTCTGACCAGGACTGTGGCACAGGGGAAGGAGGGGatacttctttccctcctccagtCCAGTTTTGGCAGTTGAAATGACCTGGGGGCTGTGGGGGAATTATTCACTCAGTCAGGCGAATGTATGTTCACTAAACTTATTGAGCTTGCAGCCTCTTAGTGTGGCAAATAGCATccatcctaaggttgccagctccaggttggaaaatacttggagatttttggggcggagcctgaggaaggtgggatttggggaggagaaagacttcaatgccatacagtccaattgccaaagtggctattttctccaggtgaactgatccctattggctggagatcagctgtaacagcaggagaactccagctagtacctggaggttggaagccctaatATAGCTGCAACTCCCATGGCAAACTCATGTAAGAAGTAACACCTGGTTTGGCTCAAAACCACACATCCACCATAAATCAGAACACTGTGGCCTAAAAATATTTCAGAGCACCCACAAAACCAGAGTTTAGTCCCAGCAATGATTCCTATGTTGAATTCACCATGTTGAACTTGGTGTTTGAATCTTCAGGATACACATTAGATGTTATTCCATGTCTCTTACTCAGCTCACTGGCTGAGTAATTTTGCCAAAGCTGGGAGCTTTGAAAAGGCTGTAGCTATTCATTCGGCAAGGGTTTTTCCCTCCTGTAACAAACAGAAATATATAATTCTTCCAAACAATGTATTTAACAACACTCACTGgaattagttaaaatggattcaTCATAAGCATCTTAATTGTCAACAGTGTTTGCAAGACTTTGGGGAAATGACCAGATTCGAATCTCGAGATTCACAGATGATGAAACTATATAAAGATGTATGAGAAAGCAGAACATGTTCCTGCTGGTGAAGAACATTCAGCCAGTCCATCATTCCAAGCAGCTGGCAAACCTGAATTAAAGATTCATCCAGAGACATTATCCTGCCTGGCTTGTCTTGACAGAAGACTCGTCAGTTAACAGTCTCTCCTTTTTAGAAGAGCAGCTAGATTTAAGTTCAGTTGCactttagagaccgacaagatttttggggtacaagcttttgagaattgaagctcccttcatcaaatgcTTGTTAGAAGACAATATGATGGAAGCAATATCATTGTCTGATAATGAAGTAGTTTTAAGACACAGATTTGATAGGGTGAAGCAACAGCTCTGCCAAAGGTAGAAGAAACAAAGCAGTGGAAGAAACGAAGGTGAAGATATGtaaagtggactctgatctggactctggagagccaggtttgattccccactcctccacatgagcggaggacattaatctggtgaaatggatttgtttcccctctcctacacactgaccttgggccagtcactctctctcagcctcacctacctcacagcgtgtctgttgtggggaggggaaaggaaagtgattgtcagctggcttgagtctcccttaagtggtaaagaaagtcagcatataaaaaccaactcttcttcctcttcttcttctaacaagcCCATCCTTTTCACAGAGTATGCAGATACCCTTGTGTGGATAGCCTGCCATTACATGAAAGGATGTTGGAGCAGGAGTTGTAATCCTGCACTTGACTCAAAAAAGGTATCAAAAAGTCTGCCCGACATTGCTTCAGTGACCATCTTCCCAGATAAATGTTCCATGAATGGAGTGTCCAAATCAAACAGCGCCAACCGTGTTTATCATCTCCGGCTTCCCGTTCCCACAAGAACTGAAGGTGCcgttattcttcttcttcttgcttatgTACATTCTGACTCTCTGTGGCAATTCCCTGATTGTCTGGGTGGTGGCATCTGATGTTCAGTTGCATAAGCCCATGTACTGGTTCCTCTGCCATTTGTCCATGGCTTTCTCCTCCATTGTGGTCCCCAGAGTGATTGCGGGATTCATTCCTGGTGGGGAAATCATCTCTTTTGGAGAATGTATATGTCAGGTGTTCTTTTTGCATTTCCTGGGCTGTGCCGAAAGTCTCCTTTACACTGTGATGGCTTTCGACCGCTTCATTGCTATCTGCAAGCCTCTGCACTACAGCAATATAATGCACTGGAGAGTCTGCCTCATCCTCTGTTTGGGTACCATGATCGGGGGCTGCCTGAACTCTGCGTTGGAGACGACCCTCACCTTTCAATTGCCCTATGGACAGAACAACCAGATTGACTATGTCTTTTGTGACATCCCTGCTCTACTGAAGCTGGCTTGTGCAGACACAACTCTCAACGAGATGATGACCGTGGTGGACATCGGCCTTGTGGCCATGACATGCTTCATCCTTATCCTGACCTCCTATGTGTACATTGTCTCTGCCATTTTGAGGATCAGCAGCAGAGAAGGGCGTCGCCGGGCCTTCTCCACTTGCACGGCCCACA
This genomic window from Euleptes europaea isolate rEulEur1 chromosome 18, rEulEur1.hap1, whole genome shotgun sequence contains:
- the LOC130490249 gene encoding olfactory receptor 10G7-like gives rise to the protein MKEPNLTAEIQFTLLGFSDVPELQFLFFVLFLVIYMLTLLGNLLILLTIRSSPQLHSPMYYFLCELSLLDMLYSSATVPKMLTDFLTGLKAISYQGCVAQLYAFHFFGGTECFLLTIMAYDRYVAICNPLHYAGIMNKMACAKLMAGTCLVGSLHSTLQTVLTFHLPYCGPYQLDHYFCDVPPLLKVACAETTLNETVVMVNVGLVALSSFTLILGSYIRIITTVLKMRSEEGKKKAFSTCASHLTVVLLLYGPCILIYMQPTTSHPILKGVSVFYTSVTPALNPLIYALRNEEIKKAMRKLIFNKIFSGKMAAQGL
- the LOC130489838 gene encoding olfactory receptor 10G6-like, with product MECPNQTAPTVFIISGFPFPQELKVPLFFFFLLMYILTLCGNSLIVWVVASDVQLHKPMYWFLCHLSMAFSSIVVPRVIAGFIPGGEIISFGECICQVFFLHFLGCAESLLYTVMAFDRFIAICKPLHYSNIMHWRVCLILCLGTMIGGCLNSALETTLTFQLPYGQNNQIDYVFCDIPALLKLACADTTLNEMMTVVDIGLVAMTCFILILTSYVYIVSAILRISSREGRRRAFSTCTAHITVVVIYYVPAGFHYLRPASQDSMDGVVSMFYTTITPFLNPVIYTFRNKEIKAALSKLRVGNPE